In Struthio camelus isolate bStrCam1 chromosome 4, bStrCam1.hap1, whole genome shotgun sequence, a genomic segment contains:
- the SMYD5 gene encoding histone-lysine N-trimethyltransferase SMYD5 isoform X2, with the protein MAASVGDACGGGAGGRGAAAEARFISSAKGKGLFATRSIHKGDTIFVERPVVAAQFLWNALYNYRACDHCLRALETAEENAQRLLGRSSQVLPHPEQCSIRKDLHQQCPQCQVTYCSAECRQSALEQYHQVLCLGPSREDPTHPLNKLQEAWRNMHYPPETSSIMLMARMVATVKQAKDKDWWIKVFSQFCSKTANEEEEIVHKLLGDKFKGQLELLRLLFTEALYDEHVSRWFTPEGFQSLFALVGTNGQGIGTSSLSQWVHACDALDLPMPQREQLDAFIDQLYKDIEKESGEFLNCEGSGLYVLQSCCNHSCIPNAETSFPDNNFLLHLTALEDIEAGEGELLVYLFVSQVPSASRRCRRDVGRRGGGRRGDG; encoded by the exons ATGGCCGCCTCCGTGGGGGACGCGtgtggcggcggggcgggaggccggggagccgcggccgAGGCGCGTTTCATCAGCAGCGCCAAG GGGAAAGGCCTGTTCGCCACCAGGAGCATCCACAAAGGGGACACCATCTTCGTGGAGCGGCCCGTGGTGGCGGCGCAGTTCCTCTGGAACGCGCTGTACAACTACAGAG CCTGCGATCACTGCCTGCGGGCTTTGGAGACGGCGGAGGAAAACGCCCAGCGGCTGCTGGGGAGAAGCTCCCAGGTGCTGCCTCACCCAGAGCAGTGCAGCATCCGGAAAGACCTGCACCAGCAGTGTCCCCAGTGCCAG GTGACGTACTGCAGTGCTGAATGCAGGCAGTCCGCTTTGGAGCAGTATCACCAGGTCCTCTGCCTCGGCCCGTCCCGCGAGGACCCCACGCACCCCCTCAACAAGCTGCAGGAGGCATGGAG AAACATGCATTACCCACCGGAGACTTCCAGCATTATGCTGATGGCCAGGATGGTTGCCACCGTCAAACAG gCTAAGGACAAGGACTGGTGGATCAAGGTCTTCTCCCAGTTCTGCAGTAAGACAGCAAACGAAGAGGAGGAGATTGTGCATAAGCTGCTGGGGGACAAATTTAAG ggccagctggAACTGCTGCGGTTGCTCTTCACGGAAGCTCTTTACGATGAACACGTCAGCAGG TGGTTCACTCCTGAAGGCTTTCAATCCCTCTTTGCCCTCGTTGGGACCAACGGCCAAGGCATAGGAACCAG CTCTCTGAGCCAGTGGGTACATGCTTGCGATGCCCTGGATCTCCCCATGCCGCAGCGAGAGCAGCTGGACGCCTTCATCGACCAGCTCTACAAGGATATCGAGAAGG AGTCAGGAGAGTTCCTCAACTGCGAGGGATCGGGTCTCTACGTGCTCCAGAGCTGCT GTAACCACAGTTGCATCCCCAATGCTGAGACGTCTTTCCCGGACAACAACTTCCTCCTGCATCTGACAGCCCTGGAGGACATCGAGGCAGGAGAG